In Solanum lycopersicum chromosome 3, SLM_r2.1, the genomic stretch AGAAAGGACGCTTTATCTTTTAGTTTTACTTTGTTAGAGAAAAATCTTTAGTATTTTCAAGAGGTCTAGCTTGTTTGGGATTTCATATTCTATATCTAGTATAAGTGTGTACTTTGTTTGGAACGACACTTGATGAATAGACTCTATGTTATCAAGCACCTCATGGTGCTGCCTGGACAAAAATGGATGAGTTTTTTTCCATTGGTACTAATCTTGGAGAGGTGTAGCTTGTAACACTTGCTCACTTGTAACACTTCCTCACTTATAGGTGTCAAGCATTCTCAACGGAGGGAGAATGATGTAGCTGAAAAATATAGCATTATTTACTACCTTTACTGTTGATCTATTGTCGTCATCTTTTAGCTAAAGTTTGAGGTTTGATATATCTTTTTTAGAAATACTATTATATATAGTAGGAgagattttaataatttttggaGTTGTAATGcttaaaaaagaatttagtCATTCCAAGAGTTGTAATGATTTttagaaaagaattttttaactCTTAAGAGTTgtaatgattaaaaaaaggaaTTGTAACAATTCTAAGAGTTATAGTTATCTAGGTTCCCTAATCTGTAATTAGAGTCCATAATTCCTTTTTTTGGAACAACATTTGATGAGTAAATATTGTTGATCTCCTATCGTATATCTCGTCCCCTTTTCTTCTCGTCCTCTCCCTTAATCATCATGCTCATTCTCTCTCCTTTTGGTGCTACATCTCAGGAAGTTTCTGAAGTTGATAAAGCTGTTGATTACCTATCCGATGTATTACTATTCGTTTAGCGAGGAAATCGTCATTTAACATATGCACCTTGTTGAGCTTTCTGTACAAACCAAACTCTAGAGTTGAATTTCTTGCAGGTTCTCCTAGTAAACCAAAGACTGGTCTCATTGTTGGTATTGCTGTTGGATTTCTTGGACTTCTCCTTCTTGGAGGATCTGTGTTATTGTTCTGTAGAAGACGGCACAAAGGCTATAGACGTGAAATCTTCGTTGACGTTGTAGGTTTGTGTCACATTTTTTTGACAATACTTTCATCTGTTAAATGTACTTGTTATTCTTCTTAAGGGAAGAAGATATTCTGGCCATGCATTGTTGTATCTTGTAATTCCATCTTAAGTTAGTGACCTCATTCTTTATACACCAATACTTAGGTTTCATTTACCTTCAAGATGGTGTGATTCCTTTGAGTATATTATGATACTGTATTTTATGTTCTATTTGGCGCGCTCAGGTGAGGTTGATCGACGAATTCCATTTGGTCAATTGAGGAGATTTTCATGGAGGGAATTGCAGCTTGCTACTGATAACTTCAGTGAAAAGAATGTTCTTGGACAGGGGGGTTTCGGCAAGGTTTATAAAGGAGTGCTCAATGACGGCATTAAAGTTGCCGTGAAACGGTTAACTGATTATGAGAGTCCTGGGGGAGATGCTGCATTTCAGCGAGAAGTTGAGATGATAAGTGTGGCTGTTCATAGGAATCTCTTACGGCTTATAGGATTTTGCACCACACCGACTGAACGCCTGCTAGTATACCCATATATGCAGAATTTAAGTGTTGCTTATCGTCTACGTGGTATTGTTTCTTCATAGCAGTGTTTTTATTCActgtattttcttttaatccTGAGCATGCTATTTTCCCTTACTATGCCTGCTtcatctaatttattttatcccAATCAATAGATCCTTCATTTCATTAGTCTTACATCTCCTCCGGCGCATATTCTGATTTTGTCAGCTTGGTTGTAGACGATCATGAGTCATTTCCCCGTTCAATCTGTGAAGGAAGTGTGCATTTGTCATTTTATGGTCTAAATTGACTATTAAAGTACTATAGAACTGCTGATTTAGTAAAAGAACTTTTACATGGCATCAAGTTCGGAGGGCATGCTTATAGACCTAATGCGTGTAGCTTAATTGGCAGCAGCATCTACCCTTTAGTTTGTGTTTTCATACTTCAGAATCTTATTCTTTTTCCTTCTCAAAAAAGAATCTTATTCTTTCAACTTTGAATGAATTGCTAGAAGCTTAATGCCTTAGGGAGTTAGGGTTGCATCACCATGAGCACAATTTGCATGCTTCCTTTTTTCTCCCAGAATATGGTAAGGGAAGACAAGTTCTGAGCAGATTTAAGGGTTATGTAGAAGTATTTTCTGATATATATTAAATGGGTTGAGTGTCCGGAGATTGCAATTTTATTCGGTCAAATCATACCTCATTAATCAATAAGGAAGTAttcagtttttttaaaaaaaaattatcaaaagatGTATGTGCGTTAAGTTGGTATCACAGATCGTGATAAGAAAGAGCTATGTGACTACATAAATTGATTCTCGTGATCCTTGCTTGAACTAAGAGGTGTTACATGAAGTAGTTAGTGTTGCTAAAGATTTCAGCAATTTTCAGCTAGAGTTAATGTGTCTGTTACTAGTTTCCAATGGTGTCTTATTAAGTTTTTAATCACTTACAGAACTTAAACCTGGGGAGCCTGTTTTGAATTGGCCAACTAGGAAGCGTGTGGCGGTGGGTACTGCACGTGGACTTGAATACCTACATGAACACTGTAATCCAAAGATTATTCACCGTGATGTTAAAGCAGCTAATGTGTTACTAGATGAAGATTTTGAAGCTGTAGTTGGTGATTTTGGCCTGGCAAAGCTAGTTGACGTTAAGAAAACCAATGTGACTACTCAAGTTCGTGGTACAATGGGCCATATAGCTCCTGAATACTTATCCACTGGCAAATCATCAGAAAAAACTGATGTTTTTGGCTATGGAATCATGCTTTTGGAAATTGTAACCGGCCAACGTGCAATAGACTTCTCACGCctagaagatgaagatgatgtCTTGTTGCTTGACCATGTGAGTGTACTTAACCCAATGATCTTCATATATTTCCAAATGGTCATCAAATAATTGCGTTAAACTTTTCATATATCGTATCTCTACTGATTAATCTTTGTTTCTGTCCATATTCTATTGGGATGACTCATTTGTCCTTTGCATGAGAGCCTCTTGTATGATATACATTTGTTTATCTTTCTCCTATTGGTGAAACTGCTGCAATCTTTCTGTTGTAATTGAAATGGTAcaaacaattattattttttgtgtggCACCAGGATACAAATGCTTTGAATATGAGCTAGGTCTTAATATTGAGCCTTTTTAGGCACAAGTAATATgagactatatatatatttgatgctaattttttttgttccaaAATTGTGGATATGTGGACCCTGAGCCTCTCTTATAACTTTACATGATTATTCTTTAAGCTTCATAGGACCTCTATGTTGTATTAGTTGCTAAAAGGGGATCATCTTGAAGGTCAGAAAACTGCAAAGGGATAAAAAACTGGACGCAATTGTAGACCGCAACCTGAATAATAACTACGAGCTGGGGGAAGTGGAGATGATGATTCAGGTGGCATTACTGTGCACTCAGGCATCACCAGAGGACCGTCCAGCAATGTCGGAGGTGGTGAGGATGCTGGAAGGAGAAGGGCTTGCTGAGAGATGGGAAGAGTGGCAACACGTTGAAGTCAATCGTAGACAAGAATACGAGAGACTTCAGAGACGATTTGATTGGGGAGAAGATACAATGTTTAATCATGATGCTGTTGAGTTGTCTGGTGGAAGATGACAAATGAGTAATAATTTTGAACCACAAAAATGtttcttgatatatatataaatatatatgccTGGTTGCTAAATGGCCAGCAATCAACAGTGGACTCtgtatttatgtaagttttagtcattattttcatgttCCATTAACTCCAAGGAGTGGGAATACTCGATTCCTCAAATGGTTACATATTTTCCTCACTAAACTATGTTTTGTCACTCAACTTTTAGATATTCCTGACTGGAAAACCAACTAAATCTCACTGGAAAACATGATTGCCAGAATATCATGTTAGCTCAAATAGAGAAGAGAAGCTTACTATTTAAGGTATTCTTGGAGAAATTGATTAGTGAAAATACAACATTTTGAAGGTAAAATCGCCATAAAATGCATAGTATGTTGATCAATTTTAGAGCGTAAACAAGATGTATTTTTGGAAAACACCAAATTTTGACCAGTATTACAatagttttaactttttctagAGAAGCTTCTAGAATGATCGGTTGTAGTATTTTGGATACTTATATTAATGGTGATTCGTTTGACCGAGTGGGGTAAATTATGATACGAAGTTATATAAAATGaagttgaagttttgtttggagatataatttagatttttaaattatattttttgctcataaacataaaaaacacataagttgtgaaaattatcaaaattgtatcaattttttttatgtaatctTACCAAATAAGCAAAAGTTGATTACACACGTGTAAGCTATTCTTAAAAGAACGCAACATTTATTGATCGAACTTTAACTTAATAAAAAGGTAAAACTAAACATGAGTTATAGCGTActactttttaataaaattgaacatGGTTAATATCATTAGTAACTATATCATCATGTTCATACTTCGTGAATATTTCATTCTCCTAAGATATTCTCGCAAAAAAATGATGTAGATATAAATGGTAGGattctttattcaaaatataaacttgtagGTTAATTTTCGTGTTTGAGAAATATGAAATTCTCAAATCAAACTTTTTGAAGAAATACTATGAAGGAAAAATTAGCAAACTAGTCATAATCTCTAACATAATTAGTAAAAACATctacactttaaaataattattgaaaatatcaaaatgtcaatattttagaaagttcaaattttatttctcaaaacaatCCAACTTCGAATTAAATTCTACACCCATTACCCATTTACACTTCTTCATATGCTTTAGtaccattaaatttatttttcatttacactttttaattttttctctttcatcaaCTTTTCAATTTTCACCATCCCATCATtcacttttctcttcttttttttcttttatcaaaatttcacTATTATTCTCTctcattgttgaagaagaactaATTATTCAAGTTTGTAACAATTTGTTCAAATctatcaattaataaaaaaatctctcaattgataaaagtatttttgaattcatcatttattttgtgagattttgttttcaaaatcacacattatattgaattttgaattgtatGTATTGAGAATTTTtcgtcatttttttttaatttttatgtgaatttgttaacatactcatcaaatatttatgtatttcagatttttagtatttaaaataatttttgttaatcttttttttattatttgtttttatatttcaaatttagtaGAATCTACATTAGCATTTAGGCATTGAGTGATTTCGCAAAAGTATTTGAAAGTATTTTGAATGTTTTGTAGTTTgtagtcaaatttatttttacaaagtgATAATCTAAATACAAAcctatattttgattatttaaaattgtgaATGAATACTAAATCAAAGATAAACTAGTTGGTATAAACATATAAtgagcaaaataaaatacaaaactatATGACTGATACAATTAGGATGAATGCACATATAAtgaatacatacatatataaactgTATTTTGGCTATTTATAGTTGAGAATGAATgcgaaatcaaaatataaatacaaaactttaTTGTATATATTAGGACGATTACGAACtcaaatctaaatacaaactTTATGGTATACATTAGAacgaatataaaattaaatctaaACACAAACTATTTGGTATACAAAGTGATATTGgaaataagcaaaataaaatacatatgtgAGATGGATTAATACCTATACCATGAATAATGAGTATTGTATTttgaatattgaaaaatttcttaaaaggaGATACATAAACTTCATAACCTTAACATGAT encodes the following:
- the LOC101262789 gene encoding probable LRR receptor-like serine/threonine-protein kinase At5g10290 isoform X1, whose translation is MVLFFAIVILACLRSFVLPDAQGDALYALKISLNSLNASNGQLADWNQNQVSPCTWSKITCDDKGNVIMVSLSSLGFSGTLTPRIGVLKNVNTLSLQGNHITGEIPKEIGDLTSLTMLDLENNRLSGEMPASLGNLKKLQSLFLSRNNLTGTIPQSLSGLPNLMNLQLGSNSLTGQIPEQLFQVPKYNFTGNHLNCGLNLTHHCESASGGSPSKPKTGLIVGIAVGFLGLLLLGGSVLLFCRRRHKGYRREIFVDVVGEVDRRIPFGQLRRFSWRELQLATDNFSEKNVLGQGGFGKVYKGVLNDGIKVAVKRLTDYESPGGDAAFQREVEMISVAVHRNLLRLIGFCTTPTERLLVYPYMQNLSVAYRLRELKPGEPVLNWPTRKRVAVGTARGLEYLHEHCNPKIIHRDVKAANVLLDEDFEAVVGDFGLAKLVDVKKTNVTTQVRGTMGHIAPEYLSTGKSSEKTDVFGYGIMLLEIVTGQRAIDFSRLEDEDDVLLLDHVRKLQRDKKLDAIVDRNLNNNYELGEVEMMIQVALLCTQASPEDRPAMSEVVRMLEGEGLAERWEEWQHVEVNRRQEYERLQRRFDWGEDTMFNHDAVELSGGR
- the LOC101262789 gene encoding probable LRR receptor-like serine/threonine-protein kinase At5g10290 isoform X2, giving the protein MVLFFAIVILACLRSFVLPDAQGDALYALKISLNSLNASNGQLADWNQNQVSPCTWSKITCDDKGNVIMVSLSSLGFSGTLTPRIGVLKNVNTLSLQGNHITGEIPKEIGDLTSLTMLDLENNRLSGEMPASLGNLKKLQSLFLSRNNLTGTIPQSLSGLPNLMNLQLGSNSLTGQIPEQLFQVPKYNFTGNHLNCGLNLTHHCESASGGSPSKPKTGLIVGIAVGFLGLLLLGGSVLLFCRRRHKGYRREIFVDVVGEVDRRIPFGQLRRFSWRELQLATDNFSEKNVLGQGGFGKVYKGVLNDGIKVAVKRLTDYESPGGDAAFQREVEMISVAVHRNLLRLIGFCTTPTERLLVYPYMQNLSVAYRLRELKPGEPVLNWPTRKRVAVGTARGLEYLHEHCNPKIIHRDVKAANVLLDEDFEAVVGDFGLAKLVDVKKTNVTTQVRGTMGHIAPEYLSTGKSSEKTDVFGYGIMLLEIVTGQRAIDFSRLEDEDDVLLLDHKTAKG